In Janthinobacterium sp. B9-8, the genomic stretch GCCGCCAGTAAAGGCTGTAGCTCGCTACTGTGCTTGCCATAGCGGGCTAGAAATGGCTCGGCAGATTCGGAGTGAGTGATATTCAAACCGCCCACACCAGCGAGCAAAAATTTACGGCCCACCGATGGCATCGCATCAAAAAGATCTACGTCTACCCCGCCTTGGCTAAGAATCTCGGCGGCCATCAGGCCAGCAGGGCCACCACCAATAATGGCGACAGATTTGCGGGGAGTAGAAATAGTGGTCATGACGAGCCTTACGGTAAAAGCGCCTGAAGATTAGGGCGGGTAGAGCAAACTAGGGAGAGCGATACAGATGTTTAAAAGCGATTGCTTCAGACTTATTGCATTGCATGAATTTGCTGCATTTTAGCAGATTAGCGCTGCGTATATGGCGGGCATAGTGAGCATTGCGTGCTGTGGCAGAGCTGGCTTGGGCTTGTGAATTAAAGCGCGCCTTTCAATAGTGCCATCACCATATAGGGCGTGGTATTGGCCTGGGCCAGCATGGCCGTGCCTGCCTGCTGCAAAATGCGGGCACGGGTGATGCTTCCGGTTTCGGCTGCAAAGTCAGCATCCCGGATGCGGCTGCGCGAGGCGCTTAGGTCTTCCAGCGAGTTTTGCATGCTCGATACCGCCCACGTAAAGCGATTTTGGTAAGCCCCTAAAGCGCTGCGGGCGCTATTGACGCTATCTAATGCACTATCGAGCGAGGAGATGGCTTTTTGCGCGTTTGCTGCCGTTAAAGTGTTTACTGAAGTAATACCCGCGATGGTGGCGATTGCGGTGGCGAGGGTAATGCCGGCTGTTAACCCCGCGTTTTCAGGGGCTGTTCCGGCAACGCTCAGGCCTTCTTCGCTAAAGCTTGTAAGCGTAACCGTGCCGCGATTAGTGGCTGCACTGCCACTGCTGGTTGCTGCCCCCGTGATATTGCGTGTGACGGATCCACTGCTACTGGAAATGCTGGTACTTGACGCGCCGGGCGTATTGTCATTAAGCACCACCGTGCCGCCACCATCCGAAACACTAAAATCACTCAGTGCGGCAGCGGTCAGCCCATTGCCTTGTGCCATCGATATGGCACTGCTGAGCGCCGATGAAACCGTTGCCGCATTATTGCTCGCGCCAGCGATATTCAAATCTACATGGCTGGCATCAACCACTGCTGATGCCAGCGCTGAATTGCGCACAGTAAAGCTGATCCCATTGACTGCAAACTGAGCACCAGCCCCTATACTGGCGGCAATATTAAATGTGTTTTGAGCCGCCACCGCCGCCGTTCCCTGAGAGCCTACAGCTCCAGCTGCCAAGCCTGTTTGGCTAAGAAACGCCGCTTTATTGGCGGCTGCAGTTGCTGCATTAGCGACCGTGCCGTTTAAACCAATATTAATATTGCGGCCATCCGCAGCGCTGATCGTCACAATGCCGGCACTGGCGCTTGCCGTTACACCGGTTTGCGCTGCAAAGCCTGCAATCGCATTGGCAAGGTTAGTGCCTTGGCTGCTGGCATCCGTGCCCGCGCTGACCGAGCCAATATCAACGCCATTGATGCTAAATGCAGCAATATTGCTAAATGAGCCGGGGGCTGCGCTAATTACTTTTGTGCTGGCACTAGCGCTGACGCCTGAGGTGGCCGAGGTGTCATTAATGGCCGAAGCAATCGCAAAAGCGCTATCTGCAGTCTGCCCTGCAGCAGCGCCCAGTATTGAAGCGTTGACCGACACATTATTCAGCAGCAAATCTCCAGCACTGAGCGAGGACGTGATCGCCTCGCTTTTGAGTGATGCCTCAAACGAAGAGCCTGTGCTGCCTAAGTGTGAGGTTTGCATATTACTGATCGAGCTAATGCTGATTGCATCGCCTGTGCCCACATAGAAAGAGCGCGAGTTAAAACTGCCATCTAGTAAGCGGATGTTATTAAAGTGGGTGGAGCTGGCAATGCGCTGGATTTCTGCGCTTAACTGCTGAACTTCATCATTCATTAATTTGCGATCAGCGCTTGATACCGGCGCATTGGCCGCTTGCACGGATAGCTCGCGCATGCGCTGCAAGCTATCGGATATCCCGCTCATCGCCCCTTCGGCCGTTTGCACCATCGAAATCCCATCGTTGGCATTACGAATCGATTGGCTCGTGCCATTGATTTTTGAAGACATACGGCTGCTAATCGCCAGCCCCGCTGCATCATCCTGCGCACGATTGATACGCAGGCCGGATGAAAGGCGATTTAAGGAAATAGCCAAAGCACTTTGCGACGTACTCAAGCTGCGCTGAGTACTGATTGCCGTAAGGTTGGTATTAAGGCTTATCGCCATTTTCCTATCCTGATTTTCTCAGTGAAATGCCGCATAAAACTAAGCAAACATTGAGCCGGGCAGGGCCATTCAATCGTTGTGCTGAAGCCCGCATCAGCAAGCATCGTATTGAATCGTTTTTACCTGTTTTTTTATCAAGAAAACGGTTATTCAATCAGCCGGATGGCTGGACATAAAAGACGAAATTAAAGCCATCGTCATCCGCTATATCGGACGAAATGTAGAGGACTTAAGTGTATTTTGACGGGCAGCAGAATTGATGGCGTTAACAAGCACAAGATGTTTACCTGCTGGGTTTACTCGCGCGTACGGCTAGATTTCCTCACATCCCAGCCCAGCTTTTCTCTATAACCGCCATATCACCCGCCATTATCGACGCATCCCATTCACGGGGTAATCTGTATCGGTCTGGTGAATCTATTCGGACCTCGTCATAAGCCACCGCAATGGGCAGCGCAGCCCACAGCACTGCATTACACGGATTCAGATTGTTCGCCAGCGAATTGCATGTCGCTGAACAGCCACTCAAGCTGAAACACACGAATACAAGGACAGCCACTCTCTGCAGTAAAAGTAATTGGGTCTCTGTTTCCTTACTTGACAAGCGCACTCACTGCCTTCGTGCCATGTTCGTTAGCAGCTTGAAGGGCGGTCGCTCCAAGAAAAAATTATCCATATTGCTCGCATGTTTACGATAATTTTTGTAATGAGCAAACCACAGAAGGTGAAGTGAGCTGAAAGATTGCAACGGGGATCACGGGTGTTGGATTAGGCCAAAATCGTTGGGATAAAAAGCCAGCTTTTGGCCGACTACCGTCAATTGACAGCCAATTGTCGACCCACAATGAAACTAACGCAAAAGTAAGTAGTTCGATGTAGTGCCAAGAAGTGCACATGAGTGGCGGCTATGGCCGAGCCGCCATGGCGCGAATTAAAAATGATGAAGGCCGCTACCTGATGGTTTGCGGCCTCTCATTTTTTCTGGTTCGGCTTTGACATCTCGGCCAAAGCCGACAACTAGTTTGACAATTACCGCCTTCGATTCTGAGATGGAAACTTTCGACGTCGTGGTTAGCTGGCATCGCCGATCCTCCGGTAGCTCGGCGAGGAAGTGGCTCACGAATCTTGTTCAACGCTCTGCTGAGTGAATACGGTGCTGGACGTAACTCAGGTATGCCGCCGCTATTTTGCTGTCGACCTATTACCGGCAAGGTTACTTCGCCGGTCGCTTACGTTAATTATCGCACTATCGCAAAGGTGTTGACTTGCAAGGAGTCTGACCGACCGCTGCGCACTTGATCACCGGTATCTTGTTCTCCAGGGGGCTTGCTCTCCTCCCTTCCCCTGAACATCTCGCCGGCTATCGTTTTCAGTTTATCTTTTCTGACGATTTGGAGTAGGGCAGTTCAATCTCCCGCTCAGTCAAATTCAAAGCCTTGCCTCCAACCTTAACCTGCAAAATGGTATTTCCTTCAGTTGTCAAAGACACCACGATCTCTGAAGGCATTTCCATCGAATAGCCCTGTTCCATGACGAGTTTTTTTGCTTGTAAAGAGTTAACTAGCCCCTGCTGAAACAGATACGAAGCAAGAGCACCGTTAGACGTCCCTGTCGCGGATTCCTCTGGAATACCATAAAGTGGTGCCAAGTTTCTGCAGTGGGCCATCCCTTCGTTCAAAGTCTCTAGTGTGAATACGTGAAAGCCCACGACGTTCCGCTGCCTGCTGATGTCGCCAACTCGGTCAAAGTCGGGCTTCATTTCGTGAAGGATTTCCAAGGACTTGACCGGAACCATGATATCCCGGATGCCGGTGCTTACTATCTGTACGGGCATGCCCGCCATAAGTTCATTTACATTCAGATTCAGAGAAGCTGCAATATCAGCAGGTTCTAAAACGTCAAAAAAACTTGGGGCTTTCTGATCCATCAGGATCGACAAATCATCGGCTACAACGACTTTCATCAACCCGGCTTTGGTTTCCTGCATGTACTGGCCGGGCCGCACGAATCCCAACTTCGCCAGAGCAAAGAACGTTGCTATCGTGGCATGCCCACAAAGATCCACTTCATCTGTTGGCGTAAAAAAACGCACTTTGAAGTCCGCGACACTGGATTTCATCAAAAAGGCTGTTTCGCTGAAGCCAATGATTCTGGCAATTTCATGCATTTGCGATTCAGTCAAAGCGTCCGCATCGAAGACGACTCCGGCTGGATTGCCGCCTTGGCTGGTCTTCGCAAAAGCATTGAGTGTGTAAGCTCTGATTTTCATGTCTCCGATTCCTACAATTCTGTTGGCGCAGATCGAAAACTGCCCTCTCAGCCGATTGAAAATTGACTTAGGGCGGGTTGCTAATTTTTGTCCTAGCAATTGAAATCAATCCGGGACAGATCACGATATTGTTGCTGCTGACCGGCCGCTGTGGGGCGGTCTCTGCCGATCAGGTTACGAAGTATACTGGTCAAATCCGATGAAAATGACTGATCAGGTCGAAAGAATGGGGTAACTGCATGCGATTGCACTCAGCCCGAGACAATTTGCTACCGATGATTTACGAACAATAAATGGCAGCAAGAAAACCGATCTTGGTCCCTGAAAATACTTGACCATTACAGTACATGATCGTTCTTAAAATAGAGACAGGTTATATGGTCTTGGTGGCAAACGAAGGGCATGCTATCAAAAGCCAAAATGCAGCGCGGGTATCCTGCGCAGCTCTCTGTCAGCAACGCTGATTTGAGGAATGTATGAAAGTAGACTGTTGAGTGTGGTTTTGATACCAACAAATATACCAACAATGGTGACCCGTTTTGCTGGCACTTGGGCGAAGGATGATAAATGTAAAAAGCCCCGCAATCGTTAGATTTGCGGGGCTTTTCTCTCTGGTGCTAACCAGAGAAGCATCTGGTGGTATGGCGGGACTCGAAATTAGCCTTGTATGTGGCTGTTTTACTAGATTGTTGATTTTTTTAAGTCAATTCGTATACCTAAGCGTATACCTAAAATGTGTAGGTACTTGGTGTTTGGGTATTGTTTTAAGTGAGCGATTGGCTGATCACTACGATGTTTTCTTGGTGATCTAGGCTCAATCTCGCGCACATCGTAGCGGCTTGTAGTAACGCGGAAAACCACGCCAACTAGCCCTGATCTCGCACACGGGGTGACGGGAAGATGTCAGCAAATGTGCTTTGATCTATTTTACTCAAAATCCCGATTTCATTGGGGGTAGCGCTTTTTTCGTAATCCTCAGTTGGATAACTCACTCAAATTGAAGAAGTCAGCATAACCGGTTTCTTACTAAGCTGGGTTTTGGGCTCAATCCCTACCTAATTGGGATCGTAATAAAATTACTACCCCTTGATATTGAAAGATAAATCGTAAAATGGCTGTGTCATTATCGGGGCTTGACTAGGGCTTGCCCAAGGTAAGACTGAGGCAAGAGGCGTGATGGCCTAGCAACTTACCCCATTGGGGGAAGTTAAAAGCTAGCTAAGGCGTACCACGTGTGGGCGTGCATCCAAACTTGGAGGCACCAGATATCCTTACATGTGCGTATTGCTCCACATCTCACTGAGAAGCCAGAATGGTTATCTCGACAGACTCCCGCACATAGAATGCGTCTTCTCTCTCATCCCCCATTGGGGGTGGGATAAGTTTGCATATCAGGTGTGCGGTCATACGATCGCACACTGATCAAAGTTAATTATTAATCTCTGCATTAATCGGCGGGCTGCCTAGGCCAGTGATCCGATAGAAGCGGCCTTCGACGGTTTTTTGCAGCTCTTTAGTCTTCCGCATCCCTTCAATGATTGCGGCCTCTACTTCTTCAACGGAACGCTTGTTAGCCGTCACATCAATTTCTTCACGCTTCATGTCTTCGTAGCCGTGACAGTTCTTCAAGAGCAGGGTCACAATCGAAGAATTGAACGCGCCAACTAAGCCGCATTCCAGAATGAAATCTTCCTGAATCTTGCGCGCGCGTGCGTAAGCCCCAAAAAACTCCGGTCTAAGTGGCAATCCTTCTTTGTTTCTAGCCTTGGCCCAATTGCGTAATGTTTCCTCTGATACCCCGATTCGTTCAGCAAACTTGGTGAAGGTCGGTAGCTCATTAGGGGAGTAATGAATTGCGCCGTTATTAAGAGGAATACGGCTATAAGCCTTGTTTTCTTTGAAGTATTCAAGCATGAGCGTTGGGTAAGTCTCTTGATACGAGCTGGGCCGTCCTACTGAGCGGGGAGTTTTGTGTGCTTCTGGATGACTGATCGCGGTCTCTTCTTTTTTTGAAGGATGAGGCCGTTTTACCGGAACATTAGGCGGAACTTGTCGCGGAACATGGACCGGAACTTCTAGAGGAACATTTACGGCCTGCGGAACATGCTTAATATGCGCTCGTGCCCATTCTTCTCGAGCCGCCATTTGTGATACGGCTTTGCGGCTTACGCCTAATTCTTCACTCAGTTGGGCAAAGCTTAGGTTTATCTCTGTTTCCCAGCGTAGGCGGCCTGCGTGCCATTCATTCTTTGTTAATCGAGCCACTAACTTACCTCTCATCCAATGAAACGGCCCGAAGGCCGTTTAAAGCGCTTTATTCAACCCAGCCATGCAAGGTTTTCAGCATGAATGCGGCAAACTCAGAGTTATACGAGCCAACGAGCCCGCCTTGAATCAGTAGGTCTTCTTGGAGATTGTTGGCGAGCCGGTGGGCATAAGCGAATGCGGGGTATTTCAACTCACCCACATCGTCTTTTTCACTGGCCCAGCCGTTCAAGATTTCTGCATTGACATCAATACTCGATGCAAAGCCTTCAAAAGTGGGCAGGGAATGAGGCTCATATAGCATTGAGCCATCGAGGGCTTTTACCGTGGAATAGGCATCGTTGCGTCTAAAGTAAGCCAGCATTTGCTTAGGGAAGAGGTCTTGGTAGTGCGGTGTTAAATGATTCATCTTTAATTACTCAGTGGTGCAAGGGTTATTTAGCTTGGCTTCGATGGATGTGTGCGACGAGATCAGTCGGGAGCAGTGCTTCATCTTTGTATGCGAGGTATTCATCAATCTTGCTATTTTCAGCTTCTATAGCCTTGATTTCATCGAGCAGGTTTTGTGCAGGGACAATAGGTCTTAAACGATCGATTTCTGGTTCTGAAACGCCCATGCTTTTGAGCTGCGCTCGCTTGTCTAGAATGGCTTCTTTCGAATCATTGATCTGGTGATGTAGGCTAGAAATTTGGCTGCTATTTGCTGAGCGTCGGTGATGTGCTGCAATATCCATTGGGCCAATTGCAACTCTTTTTAATTCCCGCTGAATTTCCCATTTTTGATTTAATGTTTTTAATTGTAAGTACTGAGCATTAATTCCTTTTTGTAAAGCTTCTAAGTGTTCCTTCATATGCTCTGGTTCTGCAAAACTTTGCAGCATGAGGTTATGCGGTCTTAATTCATCTAATAGTTTGTGCAAAGAACAAAAGACTTTGCTTGCTATGTGCTCATTCTCTTTCATTGCTTTGAGAATGGCTGGCGTTGTGACATTGCCGAGTGCTAGAGGAAATTTAAGATTAAGCATGATTTGTATCTCGTTTATGTGGGTTAATGACGGCAGCTTCATTGAGGCGTGCCAAAGTGAGTAGCGATGTGGCGGCGTGTACGTCGCCATTTCTTGCTGCATTAAGGACTTGGTTAATCAGTTCGGGGACGTGTTTGCTGAGCTGATTAAAAGCACTGACAGAAGCGGTACTGCCTTTGGGGCGGCCCCCTTTGTTGATGCTGGATGTATTCATTTTTTTGTGAGACTTGGAGAGCTAAAACGCCATTATCTATCGTGATATTGCTAGGTATTTGCGTGGTTTTCCTGTTTTCAACCTAGATTTGAATCGTAAAGTGGAAACGCAATTGTTGTGTGTTGTCTTCAGTCATCGGAGGGGTTTAAAACGCGAAGGGAGGGAGCACTTGCTGGAAGCTTGATACTTGATACTTGATACAGGGTAATCAGGCTTATTTTTATGCGTAGTAAGCGAGATTACGATTAATCCTACAAATGAGTTTCTTCATAAGAAACAAGGAGTAAAGGATTACCCTTACTTCGTGAGTAGGGTCTTTCCGTAAAAATGTCAACAAACTGTAATTTTATAGGCAAACGGGGAAAACATCGGGTAATCTGATCGCTTGATAAAATCGTGGAACGACCATGCGCGCCGATCAATTACTGGCTTCTTTTGCTGCTGCTTTTTCACAAGATCAGCGATTGATCTCATTGCAGATTGGCGATGGTGCTGCATGGGGGGATCAGTTGTTGCCCCAACGGGTAACAGGCACTGAAGGCATTAACCAGCCTTTTCTTTATTACATTGATTGCTTATCCACAGACGCTGCTTTAGAGCTTAAATCTTTACTAGGCTTACCGGTCGTGCTATCGATTACCGATGCAGAAGGGGGAGTGGTAGAGCGCTGTGGGGTCGTTTCTCAGGCGCAATTATTGGGCTCTGATGGCGGCTTCGCTCAATACAAGCTGACTGTTGAGCCGCCTTTTGCATTGCTCAGATACCGCCTTACTTCGCGAGTGCTGCAAGATTTAAGCGTGCCAGACATTATTAAAAAGATATTAGCCGAACACCAAGATAAAAACCCCGTCTTTGCTTCAGTACAAACGCTAGATTTCAAGCTGTCTGGTGATTACCCGTCTCAATCTTATACCACTCAAAAAAATGAATCTGATTATGCGTTTCTATGCAGAATCATGCAGCGCGAAGGCCTATCTTGGCGCTTCGTTCATTTAGCCGGTGATTCACCGCAAGTACAAATGGTGATTTTTGATGATGCTTACGCCATTCCAGAGGCCAGTGATTCGCACGTCAGGTTCCACAGGGCGGATTCCACAGAGGAGGCGGATGCCCTCACCGATTGGACCACTCAGCGCCAGCTAGGGAGCTGCAGCGTAGCCTTAGCCAGCTTCGATTATAAAGCCGTTAAGACCAATCAAAGTTTTGATGACAGCTCGATTGATCAGGGTGAAGGCGGCCAGCAAATTCAGTCAAGCTTTGAAGATTACGGCTCACTCGCACACTACTATGCGAACAATTCAGAAGACCTAAGCCACTACGCACAGCTACGCCAGCAATCGCACGATCAGGCTAAAAAGTCTTTTAGCGGCTCTGGCACTTTGCGATCTTTGCAGGCTGGGCAATGGTTTCGCTTAGAAGACCACCCCGCTCACGAATGGGATGCAGCTGAAAAGCGTGAATTTGTGGTGACCGAGCTTAAATTTACTGCCAATAATAATTTACCCCTTGATCTAACCCAGCAACTGCTGATGCTGGCACCTAGCCTATTGGCTGGCTCTAATCCTGCGGTCGCGGCGGAGAATGCACCTTATCAGGCAGACTTTACCGCCCAGCGCCGAGGGCAAGCACTCACCCCTCGCTATGACGAAAGCAGCAAGCCCAGCAGTTTTGGGGTGCAAACCGCCACTGTGGTTGGCCCTGCTGGATCAGAAGTCCATACCGACGAGCTGGGCCGGATCAAGATCCAGTTTTCATGGCAGCGAGCAGATGAGCATCCTGAGTTTGGCGCAAATCTGGATGATAAATCCTCTTGCTGGGTTCGCGTTGCCTACCCCTCTGCGGGGGCAAGCTGGGGCCATCAATTTATCCCGCGTATCGGTCAAGAAGTTTTAGTTAGCTACTTAGACAACGATATCGACCGGCCCATTGTGACGGGAGTGGTTTATAACGGCAGCCACGGAGTGCCTGATTTTAGTGGGGCTGGCTCTTTGCCTGCTAATAAAACACTGTCGGGGATTAAAACAAAGGAGCATCAAGGTGGGCAATACAATGAATTATTGTTTGATGATACCCCACAGGAAGTACGTGCCAAGCTATCGAGTGAAACTGGTAAAACTCAGCTCAACCAAGGCTTTTTGACGCATCCCCGTAAAGATGGCAAGGCAGAGCCACGCGGGAATGGCTTTGAGCTTAGAACAGATTTGGCAGGAGCCATTAGGGGAGCGCAAGGCTTATTACTTACCGCGCATGATCAGCCCAGTGCTAGAGGCGCTCAATTAGAACGAGACGAATTAATCGCTCAGCTAGAGCAAGCCCTTGCCATTGCCCAGCAACTGGCTAAGCAAGCAGAAACGCATGAGGCAGAGAGCACCGATACCAAGCAAGAAGAACAGCTATTAAACGATTTAAAAAAATGGCACGCGGGTAGCAATACAGATAAAGAAGGCAAAGGAGGCGGCAAAGGCATCGTGGCGATGAGCGCCCCCGCTGGCATTGCTATCTCGTCCCAATCAGCGATCAGCATGGTATCTGGCGCTAATCATGATCAGATTGCTGCAAAAGACAGCAACCACAGTATTGGGCAAAAGCTGCGTTTTCGTATTGGGGAATCGCTGTCGATTTTTGTTCAGCAAATGGGCATGAAACTGATTGCTGCAGCAGGCAAGATTCATATTCAAGCGCAAAGCGATCAGATGGAAATTGGCTCAGCCAAGCGTTTACACCTCTACTCCTTAGAAGAGATTTTTCT encodes the following:
- a CDS encoding flagellin N-terminal helical domain-containing protein; this translates as MAISLNTNLTAISTQRSLSTSQSALAISLNRLSSGLRINRAQDDAAGLAISSRMSSKINGTSQSIRNANDGISMVQTAEGAMSGISDSLQRMRELSVQAANAPVSSADRKLMNDEVQQLSAEIQRIASSTHFNNIRLLDGSFNSRSFYVGTGDAISISSISNMQTSHLGSTGSSFEASLKSEAITSSLSAGDLLLNNVSVNASILGAAAGQTADSAFAIASAINDTSATSGVSASASTKVISAAPGSFSNIAAFSINGVDIGSVSAGTDASSQGTNLANAIAGFAAQTGVTASASAGIVTISAADGRNINIGLNGTVANAATAAANKAAFLSQTGLAAGAVGSQGTAAVAAQNTFNIAASIGAGAQFAVNGISFTVRNSALASAVVDASHVDLNIAGASNNAATVSSALSSAISMAQGNGLTAAALSDFSVSDGGGTVVLNDNTPGASSTSISSSSGSVTRNITGAATSSGSAATNRGTVTLTSFSEEGLSVAGTAPENAGLTAGITLATAIATIAGITSVNTLTAANAQKAISSLDSALDSVNSARSALGAYQNRFTWAVSSMQNSLEDLSASRSRIRDADFAAETGSITRARILQQAGTAMLAQANTTPYMVMALLKGAL
- a CDS encoding PhzF family phenazine biosynthesis protein yields the protein MKIRAYTLNAFAKTSQGGNPAGVVFDADALTESQMHEIARIIGFSETAFLMKSSVADFKVRFFTPTDEVDLCGHATIATFFALAKLGFVRPGQYMQETKAGLMKVVVADDLSILMDQKAPSFFDVLEPADIAASLNLNVNELMAGMPVQIVSTGIRDIMVPVKSLEILHEMKPDFDRVGDISRQRNVVGFHVFTLETLNEGMAHCRNLAPLYGIPEESATGTSNGALASYLFQQGLVNSLQAKKLVMEQGYSMEMPSEIVVSLTTEGNTILQVKVGGKALNLTEREIELPYSKSSEKIN
- a CDS encoding terminase small subunit — translated: MARLTKNEWHAGRLRWETEINLSFAQLSEELGVSRKAVSQMAAREEWARAHIKHVPQAVNVPLEVPVHVPRQVPPNVPVKRPHPSKKEETAISHPEAHKTPRSVGRPSSYQETYPTLMLEYFKENKAYSRIPLNNGAIHYSPNELPTFTKFAERIGVSEETLRNWAKARNKEGLPLRPEFFGAYARARKIQEDFILECGLVGAFNSSIVTLLLKNCHGYEDMKREEIDVTANKRSVEEVEAAIIEGMRKTKELQKTVEGRFYRITGLGSPPINAEINN
- a CDS encoding type VI secretion system Vgr family protein; protein product: MRADQLLASFAAAFSQDQRLISLQIGDGAAWGDQLLPQRVTGTEGINQPFLYYIDCLSTDAALELKSLLGLPVVLSITDAEGGVVERCGVVSQAQLLGSDGGFAQYKLTVEPPFALLRYRLTSRVLQDLSVPDIIKKILAEHQDKNPVFASVQTLDFKLSGDYPSQSYTTQKNESDYAFLCRIMQREGLSWRFVHLAGDSPQVQMVIFDDAYAIPEASDSHVRFHRADSTEEADALTDWTTQRQLGSCSVALASFDYKAVKTNQSFDDSSIDQGEGGQQIQSSFEDYGSLAHYYANNSEDLSHYAQLRQQSHDQAKKSFSGSGTLRSLQAGQWFRLEDHPAHEWDAAEKREFVVTELKFTANNNLPLDLTQQLLMLAPSLLAGSNPAVAAENAPYQADFTAQRRGQALTPRYDESSKPSSFGVQTATVVGPAGSEVHTDELGRIKIQFSWQRADEHPEFGANLDDKSSCWVRVAYPSAGASWGHQFIPRIGQEVLVSYLDNDIDRPIVTGVVYNGSHGVPDFSGAGSLPANKTLSGIKTKEHQGGQYNELLFDDTPQEVRAKLSSETGKTQLNQGFLTHPRKDGKAEPRGNGFELRTDLAGAIRGAQGLLLTAHDQPSARGAQLERDELIAQLEQALAIAQQLAKQAETHEAESTDTKQEEQLLNDLKKWHAGSNTDKEGKGGGKGIVAMSAPAGIAISSQSAISMVSGANHDQIAAKDSNHSIGQKLRFRIGESLSIFVQQMGMKLIAAAGKIHIQAQSDQMEIGSAKRLHLYSLEEIFLEAPKITLRTQGTDIALGAGNIITQASGTHTQKASQHNMEGPGNGSPQLPKMPKSESKTDEQFSIVSRSGKAITEVKHEIHSDAGKLLESGSTDAKGASSRLVGKAIESINLKLTRKK